The Allofrancisella frigidaquae genome has a segment encoding these proteins:
- a CDS encoding HesB/IscA family protein — protein MVEIFNPTNNILEVTESAAKHFKKHLEKHPQSIGVYIGTKVMGCSGLSYDIDFVESKPLETTEVVQHGLKFFVSDKSKDFLNGLKIDYVKHEFGLYKLEYTNPNESARCGCGESFTV, from the coding sequence ATGGTAGAAATTTTTAACCCTACAAATAATATATTAGAAGTTACAGAATCAGCTGCGAAGCATTTTAAGAAACACCTAGAAAAACACCCGCAAAGTATAGGTGTTTATATTGGTACTAAGGTTATGGGATGCTCAGGGCTATCTTATGATATAGATTTTGTTGAGAGTAAGCCATTAGAGACTACAGAAGTAGTACAACATGGATTAAAGTTTTTTGTATCTGATAAATCTAAAGATTTTCTTAATGGATTAAAGATAGATTATGTTAAACATGAATTTGGCTTATATAAGTTAGAGTATACTAATCCAAACGAGTCAGCTCGTTGTGGTTGTGGTGAAAGCTTTACAGTTTAG
- the sufT gene encoding putative Fe-S cluster assembly protein SufT — translation MKPTDVTIIRRQVKAIAVPFGNEIELMPGQEVLVTQDKGGSFTLNVNGNLLHLDGKDADAIGKQIVRYPVEDYNIKAGDPINMDAIWDQMKTVYDPEIPVNIVDLGLIYNIVTRKLESGNYHVIIDMTLTAPGCGMGPVLMTDVEKRVAMLPNVDKVDVVMVFDPPWNSEMMTEEAKLELGLF, via the coding sequence ATGAAACCTACAGATGTAACAATAATAAGAAGACAGGTAAAAGCAATAGCAGTTCCATTTGGTAATGAGATTGAACTAATGCCAGGACAAGAGGTACTTGTAACTCAAGATAAAGGTGGAAGTTTTACTTTAAATGTTAATGGAAACTTACTTCACTTAGATGGAAAAGATGCTGATGCAATTGGTAAGCAAATAGTGAGATACCCTGTTGAAGATTATAATATAAAAGCAGGAGATCCTATTAATATGGATGCCATTTGGGATCAGATGAAGACTGTTTATGATCCAGAAATTCCAGTAAATATAGTTGACCTTGGTTTGATCTATAATATCGTAACTAGGAAGCTGGAAAGTGGTAATTACCATGTAATAATAGATATGACACTTACAGCACCAGGATGTGGTATGGGCCCTGTGTTAATGACAGATGTTGAAAAAAGAGTAGCAATGTTACCAAATGTAGATAAGGTTGACGTTGTAATGGTTTTTGATCCTCCTTGGAATTCTGAAATGATGACAGAAGAGGCAAAACTGGAGTTAGGTTTGTTTTAA
- the coaD gene encoding pantetheine-phosphate adenylyltransferase has translation MNNKIAIYPGTFDPITNGHVDLVDRALNIFDEIVIAVSTAYGKKTLFDIDHREKIVKTVFKDNPKVKVISFQGLLVDAAAKYQACSIVRGLRAVSDFDYEYQLASINSKLNSNIQTIFLTPSEKFSCISSTMVRAVAIHDYRRLGEFVPEFVFQEIEKKYKGVINGFADNR, from the coding sequence ATGAATAATAAAATAGCTATTTACCCTGGGACTTTCGATCCAATTACAAATGGACATGTTGATTTAGTTGATAGAGCTTTAAACATTTTTGATGAAATAGTAATAGCTGTATCAACAGCTTATGGCAAAAAAACTTTATTTGACATAGATCATCGTGAGAAAATTGTCAAAACAGTGTTTAAAGATAATCCAAAGGTTAAAGTTATAAGCTTCCAGGGACTATTAGTGGATGCAGCAGCTAAGTATCAAGCATGCTCTATTGTTAGGGGGTTAAGAGCAGTTTCAGATTTTGATTACGAATATCAGTTAGCAAGTATTAATAGTAAGTTAAATAGTAATATCCAAACTATATTTTTAACACCTAGTGAAAAATTTTCTTGTATTTCTTCAACAATGGTAAGAGCTGTAGCAATACATGATTATAGACGTTTAGGGGAGTTTGTACCAGAGTTTGTATTTCAAGAAATAGAAAAAAAATATAAAGGTGTGATAAATGGCTTTGCTGATAACAGATGA
- a CDS encoding YfhL family 4Fe-4S dicluster ferredoxin — translation MALLITDDCINCDICEPECPNQAISQGEEYYEIDPAKCTECVGHFLESQCTKVCPIRCITVDPNYMETKEQLLGKYKNLAR, via the coding sequence ATGGCTTTGCTGATAACAGATGACTGCATTAATTGTGATATTTGTGAGCCAGAGTGTCCTAATCAGGCTATATCTCAGGGAGAGGAATATTATGAAATTGATCCTGCAAAATGTACAGAATGTGTAGGACATTTTCTTGAGTCTCAATGTACAAAAGTTTGTCCTATAAGGTGCATAACTGTTGATCCAAATTATATGGAAACGAAAGAACAACTCTTGGGAAAATATAAAAATTTAGCTCGGTAA
- a CDS encoding OmpA family protein, whose translation MKLKGIFVATSVLLGTTSMSFAAVSSDTTVNDSSSVDTSLSSSIMKPFANTWSSITNENNTWGPQDRTGQWYLGIGVSGFANNINSKGSNSGWNGIVGYNFNKYLAIQYNQFATYNGMFGGLGEGVINLSNDTMFTPYAVGGAGWANLAGRATGAWDVGGGLKFELSRDVQASVDYRYIQTMAPNPIAGGGQQINAAAGTNMIGAGLTWFFGGDSAGTSTAKIQDNGAKTAAETGAVAAMPSIDEAKYMLPQGIKQCEGNFNLTKEGVACYTVDGDDVTVYLDTKFAYDSAELNKKGKEAISSFVNFVKDSNIASVTVKGYASQGQTGGEFEVYNQKLSEKRAQSVANYMRSLGLNNEKIITKGFGYYDTLSGVAKSDASNQRVQASASAPLK comes from the coding sequence ATGAAATTAAAGGGTATTTTTGTAGCTACGTCAGTGCTACTTGGTACAACTAGTATGTCTTTTGCAGCTGTATCTTCAGATACTACAGTTAATGATAGTTCTTCAGTAGATACAAGTCTTTCAAGTAGTATTATGAAACCTTTTGCAAACACTTGGAGTTCTATAACTAATGAAAATAACACTTGGGGCCCACAAGATAGAACAGGCCAGTGGTATTTAGGCATAGGAGTTAGTGGTTTTGCTAATAATATAAATTCTAAAGGCTCTAATTCAGGCTGGAATGGTATAGTAGGTTATAATTTTAATAAATACTTAGCTATTCAATATAATCAGTTTGCTACATATAATGGTATGTTTGGTGGTTTAGGTGAAGGTGTAATTAACCTGTCAAATGATACTATGTTTACTCCATATGCGGTAGGTGGTGCAGGATGGGCGAACCTTGCTGGTCGTGCTACAGGGGCATGGGATGTGGGTGGAGGACTTAAGTTTGAATTATCTAGAGATGTTCAAGCTAGTGTTGATTACAGATATATCCAAACGATGGCACCAAACCCAATTGCTGGTGGTGGTCAACAAATCAATGCAGCAGCAGGAACTAATATGATAGGTGCAGGCCTTACTTGGTTCTTTGGTGGAGATTCTGCTGGTACAAGTACTGCAAAGATACAAGATAATGGCGCAAAAACAGCTGCAGAAACAGGAGCTGTTGCAGCTATGCCATCAATAGATGAAGCTAAATATATGCTACCACAAGGCATAAAACAGTGTGAAGGTAACTTTAACTTAACTAAAGAGGGAGTTGCTTGCTACACAGTAGATGGGGATGATGTAACTGTTTATTTAGACACTAAATTTGCTTATGATAGTGCTGAATTAAATAAAAAAGGTAAAGAAGCGATATCTTCTTTTGTGAATTTTGTTAAAGATAGTAACATCGCATCTGTAACAGTCAAAGGTTATGCATCCCAAGGTCAAACTGGTGGTGAGTTTGAGGTTTACAATCAAAAGCTTTCTGAAAAAAGAGCACAATCAGTTGCTAATTATATGAGATCTCTAGGTTTAAATAATGAAAAGATAATAACAAAAGGATTTGGTTATTATGATACTCTTTCAGGTGTTGCTAAGAGTGATGCAAGTAACCAACGTGTACAAGCTAGTGCTTCAGCTCCTTTAAAATAA